The sequence TCGACGATCTGCTGGTCTGCATCCCGCTGCCGGGGAACGGCCGCTACCGGATGTCGATGCTGGTGCCGCCGGAGCTGTCCGCCGCGCGGCAGGCCTCCGGGACGGCGGCGGGCGGTGACGGGGTGGCGCACGGACTGGAGGGCGGTACGGCTCCCGCACTCCCCGACATCCAGAAGGTGCTGGACCGGCTGGCGCCGGAGCCGGTCACCGCGTCCGCGCTGCGCTGGTCCTCGGTGTTCCGGATCAGCCACCGGCTGGTGGACCGGTACGGGGAGGGCCGGGTGTTCGTCGCCGGGGACGCGGCACACATCCATCCGCCGACCGGTGCCCAGGGCATGAACACCGGGATCCAGGACGCCGCCAACCTGGCGTGGAAGCTGGCACTGGCCGTCGAGGGCGCGGCGGGGCCGCAGGTGCTCGCCGGGTACGACGCGGAGCGGCGGCCGGTGGGCGAGGAGGTGGTGGGCCGGACCGTCCGGCACGCCGCCGAGGGGGTGCAGGCGGATCCGACGGACCGGGAGACGCTGCTGCTGCGCGAGGCCCAGCTCCTGGTCGGCTACCGGGAGAGCCCGCTGGTGACGCCTCTCGCCCCGGACGATCCGGCCTCGCTGCGGCCGGGCGACCGGGTCCCGGACTGCGGCGGTCTGACCGGGGACATCGCCGCCTACCCGGTGCGCCTGTTCGACGTGCTGCGCGGTCGCGGGCACGTCCTGCTGGTGTACGGGGACCACCCGGCGGGCGACCCGGCCGCCGATCTCGCCGCGGCGGCGCGGGAGTTCTCCGGCGGACGGATGGCCACGCACCGGATCCTGCCCGCCGATGCCCCCGGGCGGTCGGCGGGCGTCCCCCTGTACCACGACAGCCGGGGCGAGTTCGCGCGCCGGTACGGGGTGGGCGAGGGCGCGGCGTTCGCCGTGCGGCCGGACGGATATCTGACGGCCCGTCTCGAACCGCCCGGGGTGGCGGCGTTGAGGGAGGCCCTGGGGCGGATCTTCGCTCCGTGAGGGCCGCCTTGGCGGTCATTCGACGGTGACGACCACCGAGTGCCACCCGCTCGCCCCGTCCGGAATGGTCTTCGTGCGCTTCTCGGTCTGCGTCTCGCCCGTGCCGTCCGTGGCGCGGACGGTGAGGGTGTGGCTGCCGGGGGTCGCCTGCCACGGGTAGGTCCACTGGCGCCAGGTGTCGACGGTGGCCTGCTCCGCGAGCTGGGCGGGCTTCCAGGGGCCGTCGTCGACCCGGATCTCGACCTTCTCGATGCCCCGGTGCTGCGCCCAGGCCACCCCGGCGACCATGACCGTGCCCGCCTCGGGGCGGGCGAAGGGCTTGGGAGTGTCGATCCGGGACTGGGTCTTGATCGGGGCCTCGCGGGCCCAGTCCCGCTTCACCCAGTACGCGTCGTAGGAGTCGAACGTGGTGAGCTCGATGTCCTCGATCCACTTGCAGGCCGAGACGTACCCGTACAGTCCGGGCACGAGCATCCGGACGGGGAACCCGTGGACGAACGGCAGCGGTTCGCCGTTCATGCCGACGGCGAGCATCGCGTCCCGGCCGTCCATGACGTCCTCGACCGGGGTCCCGATCGTCATGCCGTCCACCGAGCGGGCGACGATCTGGTCGGCCTTCCCGCCCCGGGACGGCGGCTTGACGCCCGCCTCCTTCAGCAGGTCCGCGAGCCGGACACCGATCCAGCGGGCGTGGCCGATGTAGGGACCGCCGACCTCGTTGGAGACGCAGCACAGGGTGATCTCGCGTTCGATCAGCGGACGGTTCAGCAGGTCCTGATAGCTGAACTCCAGGTCACGCCGTACTCCCTCGCCGTGGATGCGCAGCCGCCAGGAGCCGGCGTCGACCTTGGGGATCACGAGGGCGGTGTCGACCCGGTAGAAGTCGTCGTTGGGCGTGGTGAACGAGCTGATCCCGCGCACCCTCGGCTGTGCTCCCGCCGGGATCGGCTCGGCGGGCGAGGCCGGGGCGGGCAGCCGTACGGCGTCCCGGGAGGCGACGGCGTCCTGGGCGCTGCGGCCGTTGAGCGCCCGGCCGGCGGCTCCCGCGGCGGTGGACGCGGCGGCCGCCGCGGCGGCGGCGACCAGGAAGCCCCGCCGGTCCCAGCCGGCCTCCTCGCCCGCCTCCGTGGCGGGCGCGGCGGTGAGCCTGCCGACGAGGACGTACAGCAGGACCGCTCCGGCCACCGCGCCGACCACGGACGGCAGCCCGTCGGTGAAGCCGGTGGAGTCCGGCCTGCTGACGGCGGCCGCCGCGCCGACCACGCCGAAGAGCAGGACGGCGGCGGAGCCCGTACGCCGGTGGCGCAGCGCCAGCAGGCCGACGGCGACGGCGAAGAGGGCGAGGGTGATGACGATGCCGAGCTGGAGGACGAGCTTGTCGTCCTCGCCGAACGTGCGGATCGCCCAGTCCTTCACCCCCGCGGGCGTCCGGTCGATGGCGGCTCCGCCGACCGCGGTGACGGGGCTCGCCTGGCGTCTGACGGCGGCCGAGACGAGCTCGGCGACGGTCAGCGCGGCGAACCCCGCGAGCAGTCCGCTCAGGGCGGCGAGGGCGGGGCGGGTCAGGGTGGTGCGGTTGATCCTCACGGTCCTCATTCGGAACCGGAAGGCCGCCGGATTGCTCCGGACACCCGTACGGCTGCGCAACCCCACCCGTTCGAGGGCGCTCACACGCGGACCGCCCCGGCCGGCACGGGGCCGACCGGGGCGGTCACGGGCGGGGGGCGAAGCGGCCGCCCCCGGGCTCACGTCACCTCAGACGAGGGAGGCGATCGCGTTGTTGAAGGTGGTGGACGGACGCATGACCGCCGCGGCCTTGGCCGGGTCGGGCTGGAAGTAGCCGCCGATCTCGGCCGGGGAGCCCTGGACCGCGATCAGCTCGGCGACGATGGTCTCCTCCTGCTCGGACAGGGTCTTGGCCAGCGGGGCGAACGCCTCGGCGAGCCCCGCGTCGTCGGTCTGCTGCGCCAGCTCCTGGGCCCAGTAGAGGGCCAGGTAGAAGTGGCTGCCGCGGTTGTCGATGCCGCCGAGGCGACGGCTCGGGGACTTGTCCTCGTTGAGGAAGGTGCCCGTCGCCCGGTCCAGGGTGTCGGCGAGGACCTGGGCCCGCGCGTTGTCCGTGGTGGTGGCCAGGTGCTCGAAGCTGACCGCCAGGGCCAGGAACTCACCCAGGCTGTCCCAGCGGAGGTAGTTCTCCTTGACGAGCTGCTGGACGTGCTTGGGGGCCGAGCCGCCCGCGCCGGTCTCGAAGAGGCCGCCGCCGTTCATCAGCGGGACCACGGAGAGCATCTTGGCGCTGGTGCCGAGCTCCAGGATGGGGAAGAGGTCCGTGAGGTAGTCACGGAGCACGTTGCCGGTGACGGAGATGGTGTCCTCGCCGCGGCGGATGCGCTCCAGGGAGAAGGCGGTGGCCTCGACCGGGGACTTGACGGTGATGTCCAGGCCGTCCGTGTCGTGGTCGGCGAGGTACGTCTTCACCTTGGCGATCAGGTTGGCGTCGTGCGCGCGGGTCTCGTCCAGCCAGAACACGGCCGGGCTGCCGGTGGCGCGGGCGCGGGTGACGGCGAGCTTGACCCAGTCCTGGATCGGCAGGTCCTTGGTCTGGCACATGCGGAAGATGTCGCCGGCGCCGACGACCTGCTCCAGCACGACCGCGCCGCTCGCGTCGACGACGCGCACGGTGCCGGTGGCGGGGATCTCGAAGGTCTTGTCGTGGCTGCCGTACTCCTCGGCCTTCTGCGCCATCAGACCGACGTTGGGCACGGAGCCCATGGTCGCCGGGTCGAACGCGCCGTTGGCGCGGCAGTCGTCGATGACGACCTGGTAGACACCGGCGTAGCTGCTGTCCGGGAGGACGGCGATGGTGTCGGCCTCGTTGCCGTCCGGGCCCCACATGTGACCCGAGGTGCGGATCATGGCGGGCATGGAGGCGTCGACGATGACGTCGCTGGGGACGTGCAGGTTGGTGATGCCCCGGTCGGAGTCGACCATCGCCAGGGCGGGGCCCTCGGCGAGCTCGGCCTCGAAGGACGCCTGGATCTCGGCGCCGACGTCCGGCAGCGAGCCGAGCCCCTTGAGGATGCCGCCCAGACCGTCGTTGGGGGTGAGGCCGGCGGCGGCGAGCTGGTCGCCGTACTTGGCGAAGGTGTTCGGGAAGAAGGCGCGGACCGCGTGGCCGAAGATGATCGGGTCGGAGACCTTCATCATGGTGGCCTTGAGGTGCAGGGAGAACAGCACGCCCTCGGCCTTGGCGCGGGCGACCTGCGCGGTGAAGAACTCGCGCAGCGCGGCGACGCGCATGACGGCCGCGTCGACGACCTCGCCCTTCAGGACGGGTACGGACTCACGGAGCACGGTGGTGGTGCCGTCGTCGCCGTGCAGCTCGATGCGGAGCGTGCCGTCCTCGGCGACGACCGCGGACTTCTCGGTGGAACGGAAGTCGTCGACGCCCATGGTGGCGACGTTCGTCTTCGAGTCGGCGGTCCAGGCGCCCATGCGGTGCGGGTGGGCCTTGGCGTAGTTCTTGACGGAGGCGGGGGCGCGGCGGTCGGAGTTGCCCTCGCGCAGCACCGGGTTCACGGCGCTGCCCTTGACCTTGTCGTACCGGGCGCGGACGTCCTTGTCGGCGTCGGTCTGCGGGTCGTCCGGGTAGTCCGGGAGCGCGTAGCCCTGCTCCTGCAGCTCGGCGATGGCGGCCTTGAGCTGCGGGATCGACGCCGAGATGTTCGGCAGCTTGATGATGTTCGCGCCGGGCGTCCTGGCCAGCTCGCCCAGCTCGGCGAGTGCGTCATCGATACGCTGCTCGGCCTTGAGGTGCTCCGGGAAACTGGCGATGATCCGGCCCGCGAGGGAGATGTCACGGCGCTCGACCGTGACGCCTGCGGTCGAGGCGTAGGCCTCGACGACGGGCAGGAACGAGTAGGTCGCCAGGGCAGGGGCCTCGTCGGTGTGCGTATAGATGATGGTCGAGTCAGTCACCGGGTGCTCCGCTCCACGTCTGCAACATTGCTTGACATCAAGATATCTCTTCGGGGTGCCGGGCTCCACAAGGCCCCCGCACGGCTTCGCGGCCGGAGCCTCGGGCGGGCCGGGACCGTGACTCCGCGCTCACGGCGGGTGAGGACCTCCGGGCCCGCCGCCTCTGCGCGGCCCGTCACGGCCCGCCGCCGCCCGGCGGGCCCTCGGGGCCGAACGTCAGCGTGAACAGCGCCCCGCCGCCCGGCGCCGCCCCCGCCGTCAGCTCCGCCCCGTGCGCGCGGGCGATCTGCCGGGCCATCGCCAGGCCGAGACCCGAGCCGGGCAGGGCCCGCGCCGTCTCGGCACGGTAGAAGCGGTCGAAGACGTACGGGAGGTCCGCGGCGGGAATCCCCGGACCGTGATCCCGGACCGTCAGCTCCAGCCCGCCCCCGTTTCCGGGCCCGCCGTCCCCGGTCCCGTACGCGCTCAGCGCCACCTCCACCGGAGTGCCCGGCGGGCTGAACTTGGCCGCGTTGTCCAGCAGGTTCGTCAGCAGCCGGGTTAGCCGCGCCGGAACCCCCGGGCGGACCGCCTCCGCCGCGCCCGCCCCCGCCTCCAGCGGGAACGGGGTCTGCGGCCAGTGCGTCCGGGCCACGGCCACCGCGTGCTCCACCATCTCCGCGATCCGTACGTCCTCCAGGAGCGGCAGCGGCTCCTCGTCCCGGGCCAGCTCGATCAGATCGTTGACCAGTCCGGTCACCTCCCGGATGCCCCGCCCCAGCGCCCCCGACGCCCGCTCGCGCTGCGCGGGCGTCAGCCGGTCGCCGCGCGCCAGCAGCTCCGCGTTGGCGCGCAGCGCGGTCAGCGGGGTCCGCAGCTCGTGCGAGGCGTCCGCGACCAGCCGGCGCTGGGAGCTCACCGACTGCTCCAGTTCCCCGAGCATCGTATTGAAGCTGGCCGCCAGCCGGGTCACCTCGTCCTGGCGGGCCGGCGGGCCCGGCGGCAGCTCGATGCGGTGGCGCGGGTCCCGGGTCGCCGCGATCCGCTCGGCGGTCGAGGTCAGCCGGGCCACCGGGCCCAGGCCCGTACGCGAGACGGCGTACCCGAGCAGCCCCGCGAGGAGCACCCCCGCCCCGCCGACCGCGGCCAGCAGCACGGCCGCCTGCCGCACGCCCTTCTCCACCGGGTCCGCCCGCAGCGCCACCTGGAGCGCCCGCCCGTCCCCGAACGGGGTCGTCAGCATCCGCAGCGGCTGCCCGAAGCGGCTGACGTTGCTGTAGTACGGGGCCCGCTTCCCGGCCGCGACCTCCCGTACGGGGGTGGAGACGGGCAGCAGGTAC is a genomic window of Streptomyces sp. YPW6 containing:
- a CDS encoding FAD-dependent monooxygenase, with amino-acid sequence MARSESTDVLVVGAGPVGLTLAAELRRAGVACRIVDRLPARLPYAKAVGVQPRTLELFDRMGLVREVLDAAVPMRGQLTYVKGAERGRVELVLPPEVPYGFAALPQCDTERLLEEFLGRYGTGIERSTALVGFAQDHAGVTSRLTTASGEGTEVRSRFLVGCDGAHSAVRKGLGLTFEGGAFPEEYMLADVEVGWDLPPGYGVRSMHRGEDGAVDDLLVCIPLPGNGRYRMSMLVPPELSAARQASGTAAGGDGVAHGLEGGTAPALPDIQKVLDRLAPEPVTASALRWSSVFRISHRLVDRYGEGRVFVAGDAAHIHPPTGAQGMNTGIQDAANLAWKLALAVEGAAGPQVLAGYDAERRPVGEEVVGRTVRHAAEGVQADPTDRETLLLREAQLLVGYRESPLVTPLAPDDPASLRPGDRVPDCGGLTGDIAAYPVRLFDVLRGRGHVLLVYGDHPAGDPAADLAAAAREFSGGRMATHRILPADAPGRSAGVPLYHDSRGEFARRYGVGEGAAFAVRPDGYLTARLEPPGVAALREALGRIFAP
- a CDS encoding molybdopterin-dependent oxidoreductase — protein: MRTVRINRTTLTRPALAALSGLLAGFAALTVAELVSAAVRRQASPVTAVGGAAIDRTPAGVKDWAIRTFGEDDKLVLQLGIVITLALFAVAVGLLALRHRRTGSAAVLLFGVVGAAAAVSRPDSTGFTDGLPSVVGAVAGAVLLYVLVGRLTAAPATEAGEEAGWDRRGFLVAAAAAAAASTAAGAAGRALNGRSAQDAVASRDAVRLPAPASPAEPIPAGAQPRVRGISSFTTPNDDFYRVDTALVIPKVDAGSWRLRIHGEGVRRDLEFSYQDLLNRPLIEREITLCCVSNEVGGPYIGHARWIGVRLADLLKEAGVKPPSRGGKADQIVARSVDGMTIGTPVEDVMDGRDAMLAVGMNGEPLPFVHGFPVRMLVPGLYGYVSACKWIEDIELTTFDSYDAYWVKRDWAREAPIKTQSRIDTPKPFARPEAGTVMVAGVAWAQHRGIEKVEIRVDDGPWKPAQLAEQATVDTWRQWTYPWQATPGSHTLTVRATDGTGETQTEKRTKTIPDGASGWHSVVVTVE
- a CDS encoding NADP-dependent isocitrate dehydrogenase; translated protein: MTDSTIIYTHTDEAPALATYSFLPVVEAYASTAGVTVERRDISLAGRIIASFPEHLKAEQRIDDALAELGELARTPGANIIKLPNISASIPQLKAAIAELQEQGYALPDYPDDPQTDADKDVRARYDKVKGSAVNPVLREGNSDRRAPASVKNYAKAHPHRMGAWTADSKTNVATMGVDDFRSTEKSAVVAEDGTLRIELHGDDGTTTVLRESVPVLKGEVVDAAVMRVAALREFFTAQVARAKAEGVLFSLHLKATMMKVSDPIIFGHAVRAFFPNTFAKYGDQLAAAGLTPNDGLGGILKGLGSLPDVGAEIQASFEAELAEGPALAMVDSDRGITNLHVPSDVIVDASMPAMIRTSGHMWGPDGNEADTIAVLPDSSYAGVYQVVIDDCRANGAFDPATMGSVPNVGLMAQKAEEYGSHDKTFEIPATGTVRVVDASGAVVLEQVVGAGDIFRMCQTKDLPIQDWVKLAVTRARATGSPAVFWLDETRAHDANLIAKVKTYLADHDTDGLDITVKSPVEATAFSLERIRRGEDTISVTGNVLRDYLTDLFPILELGTSAKMLSVVPLMNGGGLFETGAGGSAPKHVQQLVKENYLRWDSLGEFLALAVSFEHLATTTDNARAQVLADTLDRATGTFLNEDKSPSRRLGGIDNRGSHFYLALYWAQELAQQTDDAGLAEAFAPLAKTLSEQEETIVAELIAVQGSPAEIGGYFQPDPAKAAAVMRPSTTFNNAIASLV
- a CDS encoding cell wall metabolism sensor histidine kinase WalK, which translates into the protein MSGVRRLGARWRRRRPLRTRLAVAASAAVALVAVGVCAAAFFVIRYELLHQLDLSLTQSATRVIQENRGEGPQTVAGECRYLSAPACAQIVPADPAADPDAAYLLPVSTPVREVAAGKRAPYYSNVSRFGQPLRMLTTPFGDGRALQVALRADPVEKGVRQAAVLLAAVGGAGVLLAGLLGYAVSRTGLGPVARLTSTAERIAATRDPRHRIELPPGPPARQDEVTRLAASFNTMLGELEQSVSSQRRLVADASHELRTPLTALRANAELLARGDRLTPAQRERASGALGRGIREVTGLVNDLIELARDEEPLPLLEDVRIAEMVEHAVAVARTHWPQTPFPLEAGAGAAEAVRPGVPARLTRLLTNLLDNAAKFSPPGTPVEVALSAYGTGDGGPGNGGGLELTVRDHGPGIPAADLPYVFDRFYRAETARALPGSGLGLAMARQIARAHGAELTAGAAPGGGALFTLTFGPEGPPGGGGP